One region of Primulina tabacum isolate GXHZ01 chromosome 1, ASM2559414v2, whole genome shotgun sequence genomic DNA includes:
- the LOC142540967 gene encoding uncharacterized protein LOC142540967: MDVEVDHYVVLSLPSGEEGARLSEQEINKAYRSKARELHPDKRRDDPNAHADFLKLQTSYEVLKDEKARKLFDDLLRVKREKLQRQRQHDSKRQKMMSDLEERERSAFVADPILEAQKEEQRISRKLKEEIARIRDMHSKNKMATGTSPFKEDKPSGGKDSKEGGSTGLDKGKVLKVSWERIGEEYTSQRLREIFEKFGGVEDVVIKSSKKKGSALVVMASKDFAVAATGNVLGDLSNPLLVLPLQTASTPSGFSAERNESDGPKLSNLVGRGYQAFEESVLDKLMKKAAQRPK; this comes from the exons ATGGATGTTGAAGTAGACCATTATGTTGTTTTGAGCCTGCCATCTGGTGAAGAAGGTGCCAGACTTTCAGAGCAAGAAATTAACAAGGCTTATCGGTCGAAGGCCAGGGAGTTGCATCCAGACAAGAGGCGTGATGATCCTAACGCACATGCTGATTTCCTAAAGCTTCAAACCTCTTATGAAGTTCTCAAGGATGAAAAGGCTAGGAAGTTATTTGATGATCTACTTCGAGTGAAGCGAGAGAAGCTTCAACGCCAGAGACAACATGATTCCAAGCGCCAAAAGATGATGTCAGATCTTGAAGAGAGAGAAAGATCTGCTTTTGTTGCTGACCCCATCTTAGAAGCACAAAAAGAGGAACAGAGAATTTCTCGAAAACTGAAGGAAGAGATTGCTAGAATTCGTGATAtgcattcaaaaaataaaatggcAACTGGTACGTCACCTTTCAAGGAAGATAAACCATCAGGGGGAAAGGATAGCAAGGAAGGTGGAAGCACTGGGTTGGATAAAGGTAAAGTGCTTAAAGTTTCATGGGAGAGGATTGGTGAAGAATATACATCGCAAAGACTTCGCGAAATTTTTGAGAAGTTCGGTGGTGTTGAAGATGTAGTCATTAAGAGTTCGAAAAAGAAAGGATCGGCGCTTGTTGTAATGGCCTCTAAGGATTTCGCT GTCGCTGCTACTGGAAACGTATTGGGTGATCTTTCCAACCCTCTACTGGTTTTACCTCTTCAAACAGCTTCAACACCATCTGGTTTCAGTGCCGAGAGAAACGAGTCTGATGGTCCAAAATTGAGCAATCTTGTTGGTCGTGGATATCAGGCGTTTGAAGAATCAGTACTGGATAAATTGATGAAAAAG GCTGCTCAAAGGCCAAAATGA
- the LOC142540972 gene encoding putative protein phosphatase 2C 60, with amino-acid sequence MLSGLMNLFRACFLPSADRNIHTGSDTGGCRDGLLWYKDYGSHFNGEFSMAVVQANNLLEDQSQLESGCLSLNNSGPYGTFVGVYDGHGGPETSRFINDQLFQHIKRYTAEHQSMSVEVIRKAIQGTEDGFFSVVSRQWPMKPQIAAVGSCCLVGIICSGTLYVANLGDSRAVLGRLVKSTGEVLAVQLSAEHNASIDSVRQELKYQHPEDSQIVVLKHNVWRVKGLIQITRSIGDVYLKNAEFNREPLYQKFRLREPFGKPILSSEPSISVHQLLPHDQFIIFASDGLWEHLTNQEAVDLVQNKPRSGIARRLVKTALQEAAKKREMRYSDLKRIDRGVRRHFHDDITVVVVFIESHLVSRASSGQIPSISVKGGGLGLPINSQAPFSTPSESVTT; translated from the exons ATGTTATCAGGTTTAATGAACTTATTTCGAGCCTGCTTCCTGCCAAGTGCGGATCGAAATATTCACACTGGTTCCGATACCGGTGGTTGTCGAGATGGGCTGTTATGGTATAAGGACTATGGATCACATTTCAATGGGGAATTTTCTATGGCCGTCGTTCAAGCTAATAATTTACTAGAGGATCAGAGCCAACTCGAATCGGGTTGTCTGAGCTTGAATAATTCGGGGCCGTATGGAACTTTTGTTGGGGTTTATGATGGACATGGCGGTCCTGAGACATCTCGGTTCATCAACGATCAGCTCTTCCAGCATATAAAGA GATATACTGCGGAGCACCAATCTATGTCTGTGGAGGTTATCAGGAAAGCAATTCAAGGAACAGAAGATGGTTTTTTCTCGGTTGTCAGCAGGCAGTGGCCTATGAAACCACAGATTGCAGCAGTTGGCTCCTGCTGCCTTGTTGGAATAATCTGCAGTGGAACTCTTTATGTTGCCAATCTTGGCGATTCTCGTGCCGTTTTAGGGAGACTCGTCAAGTCTACTGGTGAAGTACTCGCTGTTCAACTCTCAGCAGAGCATAATGCGAGTATCGATTCTGTGAGGCAGGAGCTAAAATATCAGCACCCTGAGGACTCACAAATTGTAGTCCTAAAGCATAATGTGTGGCGTGTAAAGGGTCTTATACAG ATCACGAGATCAATTGGAGACGTGTATTTGAAAAATGCTGAGTTCAACAGGGAGCCTCTGTATCAAAAATTTCGACTACGTGAACCTTTCGGAAAACCAATTTTGAGCTCAGAACCATCAATTTCCGTGCACCAGTTGCTGCCACATGATCAATTCATTATATTTGCATCCGATGGCCTTTGGGAGCATCTTACCAACCAAGAAGCAGTTGATCTAGTCCAAAATAAACCACGCAGT GGGATTGCTAGGAGATTAGTGAAAACAGCTTTACAAGAGGCAGCAAAGAAGAGGGAGATGAGGTACTCAGACTTGAAGAGAATTGACCGTGGAGTTCGTCGCCACTTCCATGATGACATCACTGTTGTTGTGGTGTTCATTGAGTCACATCTTGTTAGCAGGGCGAGCTCGGGTCAGATTCCCAGCATATCTGTGAAAGGTGGTGGCCTTGGTCTCCCGATCAATAGCCAGGCTCCTTTTTCCACACCCTCTGAAAGCGTCACCACTTGA